The following are encoded together in the Nocardioides thalensis genome:
- a CDS encoding response regulator transcription factor translates to MPHTPPIRVYLVDDHEIVRRGINSLLEAEGDITVVGQAGTATAALPEILRLRPDVVVLDAHLPDGTGIDICREMRAVDPDIKGLVLTSYDDDDAVSAAILAGASGYVLKQIEGNNLISGVRLVAGGHSLIDPAVASRVMQQVEFHQWSLQLVSDLTPQQSKIFYLIGEGLTNRQIAERLFLAEKTVKNHVTGLLARLRLEHRTQVALLANRVRSGGAVAINPRTPELLRQSTVDIQLDRTAG, encoded by the coding sequence GTGCCACACACACCTCCCATCCGCGTGTACCTCGTCGACGACCACGAGATCGTCCGGCGCGGCATCAACAGCCTGCTCGAGGCCGAGGGCGACATCACGGTCGTCGGCCAGGCGGGCACCGCCACCGCCGCCCTCCCCGAGATCCTCCGCCTCCGACCCGACGTCGTGGTGCTGGACGCGCACCTCCCCGACGGCACCGGCATCGACATCTGCCGCGAGATGCGCGCGGTCGACCCGGACATCAAGGGCCTGGTCCTGACGAGCTACGACGACGACGACGCGGTCTCGGCCGCGATCCTGGCCGGCGCGTCCGGCTACGTCCTCAAGCAGATCGAGGGCAACAACCTGATCAGCGGGGTGCGGCTCGTCGCCGGCGGTCACTCGCTCATCGACCCCGCCGTCGCGTCCCGCGTGATGCAGCAGGTGGAGTTCCACCAGTGGTCCCTGCAGCTGGTCAGCGACCTGACGCCGCAGCAGAGCAAGATCTTCTACCTCATCGGCGAGGGCCTCACCAACCGCCAGATCGCGGAGCGGCTGTTCCTGGCCGAGAAGACGGTGAAGAACCACGTCACCGGGCTGCTCGCACGCCTTCGTCTCGAGCACCGCACCCAGGTGGCGCTGCTCGCCAACCGCGTCCGCAGCGGCGGGGCCGTCGCCATCAACCCGCGGACGCCGGAGCTGCTGCGGCAGTCGACCGTCGACATCCAGCTCGACCGCACCGCCGGCTGA
- a CDS encoding sigma-70 family RNA polymerase sigma factor, producing the protein MSTALLSKTPATKNPEASSDPSDPFDTGIPVTTAPQVPPEERKRLTAELLARAHDLEECPERERLLDEVIVLNLPVAAALAGRYRNRGQPIEELEQVAYLALTRAVRSFKPDRGEDLLVFVVPSVLGELKRYFRDSTWTVRPPRRIQELRPRIAVAEEELTQRLGRAPRPSELASELDCSVEEVIEAIDSRDCASPASLDEAPGPGADTAWIDRLPTLDAGYDRSEAVAVLAPACRRLRPRDREILRMRFYEQKTQQQIADELGVTQVQVSRLLQRILRDLRRNIGRPEVLAA; encoded by the coding sequence GTGTCCACTGCCCTACTCAGCAAGACCCCTGCAACGAAGAATCCCGAAGCATCGTCCGATCCGTCTGATCCGTTCGATACCGGGATCCCGGTCACCACTGCGCCGCAGGTTCCGCCCGAGGAGCGCAAGCGCCTCACGGCCGAGCTGCTCGCGCGTGCCCACGACCTGGAGGAGTGCCCCGAGCGGGAGCGCCTCCTCGACGAGGTGATCGTGCTCAACCTGCCGGTCGCTGCCGCGCTCGCCGGCCGCTACCGCAACCGCGGCCAACCGATCGAGGAGCTCGAGCAGGTCGCCTACCTCGCCCTGACGCGGGCCGTGCGGAGCTTCAAGCCCGACCGCGGCGAGGACCTGCTGGTCTTCGTGGTCCCCAGCGTGCTCGGGGAGCTCAAGCGCTACTTCCGCGACTCCACCTGGACGGTGCGGCCCCCGCGTCGGATCCAGGAGCTGCGGCCGCGCATCGCCGTGGCCGAGGAGGAGCTGACCCAGCGCCTCGGGCGTGCTCCGCGACCCAGCGAGCTCGCCTCCGAGCTGGACTGCTCCGTCGAGGAGGTCATCGAGGCGATCGACTCGCGTGACTGCGCGAGCCCCGCCTCGCTCGACGAGGCACCCGGCCCGGGCGCCGACACCGCCTGGATCGACCGCCTGCCGACGCTCGACGCCGGCTACGACCGGAGCGAGGCCGTCGCTGTGCTCGCGCCGGCCTGCCGTCGGCTGCGTCCCCGCGACCGCGAGATCCTGCGGATGCGGTTCTACGAGCAGAAGACGCAGCAGCAGATCGCCGACGAGCTCGGCGTGACCCAGGTCCAGGTCTCGCGGCTCCTCCAGCGGATCCTGCGCGACCTGCGCCGCAACATCGGCCGCCCGGAGGTGCTGGCCGCCTGA